The Streptomyces avermitilis MA-4680 = NBRC 14893 genome contains a region encoding:
- a CDS encoding MerR family transcriptional regulator, whose translation MDVTTLYSIGELSRRTGLSVRTIRFYSDSGVVAPTTRSPAGYRLYDLDALLRLELLRTLRELGMDLATIQRVLDRELSVAEVAAAHADAMDVQIRTLQLRRSVLRVVASRGSSPEETKLMHRLTQLSGEERRRLIDDFMDGTFGTVDADPAAVAMVRAATPDLPDDPTGEQVTAWVELAELVGDEDFRARMRRTAVRQAAGRPLDIECDAGEELMEFTRQKVAEAMEAGIDPLNDRGAPVIDDLVHRFAEVLARTPDTEFRDWMAQQFEETHDPRVDRYWQLVWIVNGWHVVPNLIPVYPWLIQALRNSRDA comes from the coding sequence ATGGACGTTACGACCCTCTACTCGATCGGGGAGCTTTCCCGGCGGACCGGCTTGTCTGTGAGGACCATCCGGTTCTACTCCGATTCGGGGGTGGTAGCGCCGACCACCCGTAGTCCCGCCGGTTACCGGCTCTACGACCTCGACGCACTGCTCCGTCTGGAACTCCTGCGCACACTGCGCGAGCTGGGCATGGACCTGGCCACGATTCAACGGGTACTGGACCGTGAGCTCTCGGTGGCGGAAGTCGCCGCGGCGCACGCCGACGCCATGGACGTCCAGATCCGGACGCTGCAACTGCGTCGGAGTGTTCTGCGAGTCGTGGCCAGCCGCGGGTCCAGTCCCGAGGAGACCAAGCTCATGCACAGGCTCACGCAGTTGTCCGGCGAGGAACGCCGCCGTCTGATCGACGATTTCATGGATGGCACCTTCGGCACAGTGGATGCCGACCCAGCCGCGGTGGCCATGGTTCGCGCTGCCACTCCCGACCTCCCCGATGATCCGACCGGCGAGCAGGTCACCGCGTGGGTGGAGCTCGCCGAGCTGGTCGGCGACGAGGATTTCCGTGCCCGGATGCGCCGGACGGCCGTACGTCAGGCGGCCGGGCGCCCGCTCGACATCGAATGCGATGCCGGCGAGGAACTGATGGAGTTCACCCGTCAGAAGGTGGCCGAGGCCATGGAGGCGGGCATCGACCCGCTCAACGACAGGGGCGCACCCGTCATCGACGACCTCGTGCACCGCTTCGCCGAGGTGCTCGCGCGCACCCCTGACACGGAATTCCGGGACTGGATGGCCCAGCAGTTCGAAGAGACGCACGATCCCCGGGTAGACCGATACTGGCAGCTGGTATGGATCGTCAACGGCTGGCACGTAGTACCGAACCTGATCCCGGTGTACCCCTGGCTCATCCAGGCCCTGCGAAATAGCCGTGACGCATAG
- a CDS encoding IS701-like element ISSav4 family transposase — translation MDAHEVNRARATLALFVADVFASVPRKDQRAKGDCYLRGLMLDGRRKSIQPMAERLPDGNEQNLQQFVNQSTWDPVPVRRRIAERMVAQIGPDAWAVDDVSFPKDGKMSVAVAHQYCGALGKQANCQVAVSVHAVSDTASCPLQWRLFVPQEWAHDAPRRQKTGIPPEVGHREKWRLALDIFDELAGWGLVPPVVVADAGYGQNADFRDGLDGRGIGYVAAIRSDVTVHPHDAEPFAPPWSGNGRKPQPRYRDKPSSVAALATGHGRQAFTEVTWREGSRGPMRSHFLSLRVRPAGVKSRRLAQAAATDENCWDGVLPEVTLLVEWPEGAEAPTDYWLSNLPDTLSLAELVRLAKIRWRIEHDYRELKHGLGLDHFEGRSWTGWHHHVSLVTAAHAFLTEQRLAPKAGTADSPSTRPSTPSRTC, via the coding sequence GTGGATGCACATGAAGTGAACCGTGCTCGGGCGACGTTGGCATTATTCGTGGCTGACGTGTTCGCGTCGGTGCCGCGTAAGGACCAGCGGGCGAAGGGCGACTGCTATCTGCGGGGGCTGATGCTGGACGGACGGCGTAAGTCGATCCAGCCGATGGCAGAGCGGCTGCCGGATGGCAACGAGCAGAACCTGCAGCAGTTCGTGAACCAGTCGACCTGGGATCCGGTGCCGGTGCGGCGGCGGATCGCGGAGCGGATGGTGGCGCAGATCGGCCCGGATGCCTGGGCGGTCGATGACGTGTCGTTCCCCAAGGACGGCAAGATGTCGGTCGCGGTCGCGCACCAGTACTGCGGGGCGCTGGGCAAGCAGGCCAACTGCCAGGTCGCGGTGAGCGTGCACGCGGTCTCCGACACTGCCTCCTGCCCGCTGCAGTGGCGGTTGTTCGTGCCCCAGGAGTGGGCGCACGACGCGCCACGGCGGCAGAAGACCGGGATACCGCCAGAGGTCGGGCACCGGGAGAAGTGGCGCCTGGCTCTGGACATCTTCGACGAGCTGGCCGGGTGGGGGCTGGTGCCGCCGGTGGTGGTGGCCGACGCCGGCTACGGGCAGAACGCCGACTTCCGCGACGGCCTGGACGGCCGGGGCATCGGCTATGTCGCGGCCATCCGCTCGGATGTGACCGTCCATCCGCACGATGCCGAGCCTTTCGCGCCGCCCTGGTCGGGCAACGGCCGCAAGCCCCAGCCCCGCTACCGCGACAAGCCGTCCTCGGTGGCGGCGCTGGCGACCGGCCACGGGCGGCAGGCCTTCACCGAGGTGACCTGGCGGGAAGGCTCCCGCGGACCGATGCGCTCGCATTTCCTGTCCCTGCGGGTGCGGCCGGCCGGGGTCAAATCCCGACGCCTCGCCCAGGCCGCCGCCACAGACGAAAACTGCTGGGACGGTGTCCTGCCCGAGGTCACACTGCTGGTCGAATGGCCCGAAGGCGCCGAGGCGCCCACCGACTACTGGCTGTCCAACCTGCCCGACACGCTCTCCCTCGCCGAACTGGTCCGCCTGGCGAAGATCCGCTGGCGCATCGAGCACGACTACCGCGAACTCAAGCACGGCCTCGGCCTGGACCACTTCGAGGGCCGCTCCTGGACCGGCTGGCACCACCACGTCTCCCTGGTCACCGCCGCCCACGCGTTCCTCACCGAACAGCGTCTGGCCCCAAAAGCCGGTACAGCGGACTCACCCTCTACCAGACCCTCGACGCCATCCAGGACCTGCTGA
- a CDS encoding PP2C family protein-serine/threonine phosphatase: MTLAGTLAAAEAAAPVESLDVVARMLKEHLGAASVSFLITDFTGGSVVRLGAAGSVETDEPAQRITLRGTLYDDVIRTQRPSVEAKGQGALVRIVAPVTNRGDAIGLLELFLPAAPDAEVMREIGETAHALAYIVIANRSFTDVYQWGRRTTPLSLAAEIQHRLLPASLACEAAQFAVAGALEPADHVGGDTFDYVIDRDTVQLSVTDAMGHDVDAALLATLAVGALRRARRAGADLAEQARQADQAMREHGHKGYVTGQLLRISLIDGTTEFINAGHPWPLRMRNRQVREITPKIDMPFGFHAPHSYQVQSLDLRPGDRLVMLTDGMLERNAGSLDLSDLIIRTRALHPREAARTLIAAIVDANDGHLQDDATVMCLDWHGTNHSQRDAATGADLTDASRPSRTGRTTPGR; the protein is encoded by the coding sequence ATGACTCTCGCGGGGACGCTGGCGGCGGCGGAGGCAGCGGCGCCCGTGGAGTCGCTCGACGTGGTCGCGCGCATGCTCAAGGAGCACCTGGGGGCCGCGTCGGTGTCGTTCCTGATCACCGACTTCACCGGCGGCTCGGTCGTACGACTGGGGGCGGCGGGCAGCGTCGAGACCGATGAACCCGCCCAACGCATCACGCTGCGGGGCACCCTGTACGACGACGTGATCCGCACCCAGCGGCCGAGCGTGGAGGCCAAGGGCCAGGGCGCGCTGGTGCGGATCGTCGCCCCGGTGACCAACCGCGGGGACGCCATCGGGCTCCTCGAACTGTTCCTGCCCGCGGCACCGGACGCGGAGGTGATGCGGGAGATCGGCGAGACCGCGCACGCCCTGGCGTACATCGTCATCGCGAACCGGTCCTTCACCGACGTGTACCAGTGGGGCCGCCGCACCACCCCGCTGAGCCTGGCCGCGGAGATCCAGCACCGGCTGCTCCCGGCTTCGCTGGCGTGCGAGGCGGCACAGTTCGCGGTGGCCGGGGCGCTGGAGCCGGCCGACCACGTCGGCGGTGACACCTTCGACTACGTGATCGACCGCGACACGGTCCAGCTCTCCGTCACCGATGCCATGGGTCACGATGTCGACGCCGCACTGCTGGCCACCCTTGCGGTGGGCGCCTTGCGCCGGGCACGGCGGGCCGGTGCCGACCTCGCCGAACAGGCCCGCCAGGCCGACCAGGCCATGCGCGAGCACGGCCACAAGGGCTACGTCACCGGCCAGCTCCTGCGCATCAGCCTGATCGACGGCACAACCGAGTTCATCAACGCCGGGCACCCCTGGCCGCTGCGGATGCGGAACCGACAGGTGCGGGAGATCACTCCGAAGATCGATATGCCGTTCGGCTTCCACGCCCCGCACAGCTACCAGGTCCAGTCGCTGGACCTGCGGCCGGGCGACCGGCTGGTGATGCTGACCGACGGCATGCTGGAGCGCAACGCAGGCAGCCTCGATCTGTCCGACCTGATCATCCGCACCCGCGCGCTGCATCCCCGCGAGGCCGCCCGCACCCTCATCGCGGCGATCGTCGACGCCAACGACGGCCATCTGCAGGACGACGCGACCGTCATGTGCCTGGACTGGCACGGCACCAACCACTCCCAGCGTGACGCCGCCACCGGCGCCGACCTCACCGACGCCTCACGACCGTCAAGGACGGGACGGACCACTCCCGGGCGATGA
- the trhA gene encoding PAQR family membrane homeostasis protein TrhA yields MIAEDTQPPAHGREFQPRPDTTDALSTPVVDAPASATGQLAARQPAAGLEGGVERATAALKPRLRGWLHAGVFPLALVGGIVLIAVSRSAAAVAACSVYALSACLLFGTSAVYHRGTWGARGEAVLRRMDHANIFLIIAGTYTPLAVLLLPGGEQLVLLAVVWAGALAGIAFRVLWIGAPRWLYTPCYIVLGWVAVFYLPDFARTGGTAVVALVIAGGLLYTAGAVVYGLKRPDPLPAWFGFHEVFHALTIAAFTAHYTAILLAAT; encoded by the coding sequence ATGATCGCCGAAGATACTCAGCCGCCCGCACACGGACGGGAGTTCCAGCCCCGCCCCGACACCACCGACGCCCTGTCCACCCCCGTGGTTGATGCGCCTGCCAGCGCTACCGGCCAGCTCGCTGCCCGGCAGCCAGCCGCCGGCCTGGAAGGCGGGGTGGAGCGGGCGACGGCTGCGCTGAAGCCGAGGCTGCGCGGCTGGCTGCACGCCGGCGTGTTCCCCCTCGCGCTGGTCGGCGGCATTGTGCTGATCGCCGTTTCGCGTTCGGCTGCGGCGGTGGCGGCGTGCTCGGTGTACGCGTTGTCGGCCTGCCTGCTGTTCGGTACCAGCGCGGTCTATCACCGCGGGACGTGGGGTGCGCGCGGGGAGGCGGTCCTGCGGCGGATGGACCACGCGAACATCTTCCTCATCATCGCCGGCACGTACACCCCGCTGGCGGTACTGCTGCTGCCCGGAGGCGAGCAGTTGGTGCTGTTGGCCGTGGTGTGGGCGGGCGCCTTGGCCGGCATCGCCTTCCGCGTGCTGTGGATCGGGGCTCCCCGATGGCTGTACACCCCGTGCTACATCGTCCTGGGCTGGGTGGCCGTCTTCTACCTGCCCGACTTCGCACGCACCGGCGGCACCGCGGTCGTCGCACTGGTCATCGCCGGAGGTCTGCTCTACACCGCGGGCGCCGTCGTCTACGGCCTCAAGCGCCCCGACCCCTTGCCGGCCTGGTTCGGCTTTCACGAGGTCTTCCACGCCCTGACCATCGCCGCCTTCACCGCGCACTACACGGCCATCCTCCTGGCAGCCACATAA
- a CDS encoding MerR family transcriptional regulator yields the protein MTADNPHNRLDDDDYPAYTMGRAAELLGTTQGFLRAIGEARLITPLRSPGGHRRYSRYQLRIAARARELVDQGTPIEAACRIVILEDQLEEAQRINSEQRRAAARHTAGV from the coding sequence ATGACAGCAGACAACCCGCACAACCGACTCGACGACGACGACTACCCCGCCTACACCATGGGCCGGGCCGCCGAACTACTCGGCACCACCCAGGGCTTCCTCCGCGCCATCGGCGAAGCCCGCCTCATCACCCCGCTCCGCTCCCCAGGCGGCCACCGCCGCTACTCCCGCTACCAGCTGCGCATCGCCGCCCGCGCCCGGGAACTCGTCGACCAAGGCACCCCCATCGAGGCCGCCTGCCGCATCGTCATCCTCGAAGACCAGCTCGAAGAAGCCCAGCGCATCAACAGCGAACAGCGCCGCGCCGCAGCCCGGCACACGGCCGGCGTCTGA
- a CDS encoding MazG nucleotide pyrophosphohydrolase domain-containing protein: protein MDIADAQKLAWENKINQGFNTTDIPLEFGLLNAEVGEAFTAWRKGLPDHGEELADVFLYLVAIAEMQGVDLGEEVRREIEKNARRVYTPGVGGALVRTGGE from the coding sequence GTGGACATCGCCGACGCCCAGAAGCTTGCCTGGGAGAACAAGATTAACCAGGGCTTCAATACGACCGACATCCCACTTGAGTTCGGCCTGCTCAACGCCGAGGTCGGCGAGGCGTTCACGGCCTGGCGCAAAGGCCTGCCCGATCATGGGGAAGAGCTCGCCGACGTCTTCCTGTACCTGGTCGCAATTGCCGAGATGCAGGGTGTCGACCTCGGCGAGGAGGTCAGGCGCGAGATCGAGAAGAATGCGCGTCGTGTTTACACGCCTGGGGTCGGCGGCGCACTGGTGCGGACCGGCGGAGAGTAG
- a CDS encoding lactate/malate family dehydrogenase gives MPGPVGSVGVVGAGAVGQTVAATLVASGICPRLLVVSRTVEQARALAADLDDMRQTTGSPVQPEARRVADLIGCHAVVVAVRAAFTNTRAADVRMGGALTNAPVIRALATTLRGYQGTVLVVTNPVDLMTRLFAETSGCPRVYGIGSNLDSARYRLTLAHLLDVPATTVHGHVIGEHGDGAVVCASSTTVNGTPAAVPLAEVRAELRTRPGQISAGVGRTRSGPAGAVLSTLRKALGLVDGTEELTAEHRGDWLGIPLRFTAGQPVACLPALNADEDAQLAATATKLRDAYQALRPSGPTPNSQETT, from the coding sequence ATGCCGGGGCCGGTGGGCTCGGTCGGTGTCGTCGGTGCCGGCGCCGTCGGCCAGACCGTCGCGGCCACGCTGGTGGCCTCCGGCATCTGCCCTCGCCTGCTCGTCGTCTCCCGCACCGTCGAGCAGGCGAGGGCGCTGGCCGCTGACCTCGACGACATGCGCCAGACCACCGGATCGCCCGTGCAGCCCGAAGCCCGCCGGGTGGCGGACCTGATCGGCTGCCACGCCGTGGTCGTCGCCGTGCGGGCCGCGTTCACCAACACCCGTGCCGCCGACGTACGGATGGGCGGCGCGTTGACCAACGCTCCCGTGATCCGTGCTCTGGCCACGACACTGCGCGGCTACCAGGGGACCGTGCTCGTGGTCACCAACCCGGTCGACCTGATGACCCGGCTGTTCGCCGAGACCTCCGGCTGCCCGCGCGTGTACGGAATCGGCTCGAACCTCGACTCCGCCCGCTACCGGCTCACCCTGGCCCACCTGCTCGACGTGCCCGCAACCACCGTGCACGGCCACGTCATCGGCGAACACGGGGACGGTGCGGTGGTGTGCGCCTCGTCGACCACCGTCAACGGCACGCCCGCCGCCGTCCCCCTTGCGGAGGTACGCGCGGAACTGCGTACCCGCCCCGGCCAGATCAGCGCGGGCGTCGGCCGCACCCGCTCCGGACCCGCCGGCGCGGTGCTGTCCACTCTGCGCAAGGCCCTCGGCCTGGTCGACGGCACCGAGGAACTGACTGCCGAACACCGCGGCGACTGGCTCGGAATTCCGTTGCGCTTCACCGCCGGCCAGCCCGTAGCGTGCCTGCCCGCCCTCAACGCGGACGAAGACGCGCAACTGGCCGCGACCGCCACCAAACTCCGTGACGCCTACCAGGCGTTACGGCCGTCCGGACCCACACCCAACTCCCAGGAGACGACGTGA
- a CDS encoding phosphotransferase — protein MSTTAVSTSPGPVPPVPDADEVFAFAAREIAAAAAGLWPRADVDLGDHVPSVTGYVRRIRVDGRTLYAKYAFLGVSLVSLLRGACGPWPDVRAAQQAYVQRPGALMDREAAQLRLLAQLDSPRVCPVAGLARGVLFTESVTGPTLADLLLQRPHDAADLLEGLFGELRRLHRPSAARLLGPARGIGEHSIRGTFQRKFNGLSGPTYVERLGAERCAPGDRALVVGLLRDVVVRLHRLQATGLPQQASRRVLAYGDLKPEHVVFPEGTSGQPVFIDPGLLLAPPTVDAAKLISRTVLLLAAARPGAGTGQQAMRGVGAFAAARADVLPARVRRSWLRELLVLWLMDSVNILTTYLSAPGVLPMPGRGSALIGRAVDLCRMADQLSSELAAGADTRAVWESALGLAQAVAA, from the coding sequence GTGAGCACCACAGCCGTGAGCACATCGCCCGGTCCCGTTCCCCCCGTCCCGGACGCCGACGAGGTGTTCGCCTTCGCCGCCCGGGAGATCGCTGCCGCTGCCGCCGGCCTGTGGCCGCGCGCCGACGTCGACCTCGGCGACCACGTCCCGAGCGTCACCGGCTACGTGCGCCGGATCCGCGTGGACGGGCGCACCCTGTACGCCAAGTACGCCTTCCTCGGGGTGTCGCTGGTCTCGCTCCTGCGGGGCGCCTGCGGGCCCTGGCCGGATGTCCGGGCGGCGCAGCAGGCGTACGTGCAGCGTCCCGGCGCGCTGATGGATCGGGAGGCCGCGCAGCTGCGGCTCCTGGCCCAGCTGGACTCGCCCCGGGTCTGTCCCGTGGCCGGCCTGGCGCGAGGGGTGCTGTTCACCGAGTCGGTGACCGGCCCGACCCTGGCCGACCTGCTCCTGCAGCGTCCGCACGATGCGGCCGATCTCCTCGAGGGCTTGTTCGGTGAGCTGCGGCGGCTTCACCGCCCGTCGGCGGCCCGGCTACTGGGCCCGGCCCGGGGCATCGGGGAGCACAGCATCCGGGGGACCTTCCAGCGCAAGTTCAACGGACTGAGCGGCCCGACGTATGTGGAACGGCTCGGGGCCGAACGGTGCGCGCCCGGCGATCGCGCCCTGGTCGTCGGGCTGCTGCGCGACGTCGTGGTCCGGCTGCACCGGCTCCAGGCCACGGGGCTGCCCCAGCAGGCGAGCCGGCGGGTGCTGGCGTACGGGGACCTCAAGCCTGAGCACGTGGTGTTCCCTGAAGGAACATCCGGTCAGCCGGTGTTCATCGACCCCGGCCTGCTGCTCGCCCCGCCCACGGTGGATGCCGCGAAGCTGATCAGCCGAACCGTGCTGCTGCTGGCCGCTGCCCGGCCCGGCGCCGGGACGGGCCAGCAGGCCATGCGCGGGGTCGGCGCCTTCGCCGCGGCGCGGGCGGACGTCCTACCCGCCCGGGTCCGCCGCTCCTGGCTGCGGGAGCTGCTGGTGCTGTGGCTGATGGACAGCGTCAACATCCTGACCACGTACCTGTCCGCGCCCGGCGTACTGCCGATGCCCGGTCGGGGCAGCGCTCTCATCGGCCGGGCCGTCGACCTGTGCCGGATGGCCGATCAGCTCAGCTCGGAGCTGGCGGCCGGCGCCGATACGCGCGCCGTGTGGGAGAGCGCGCTCGGCCTGGCTCAGGCGGTCGCCGCGTGA